Sequence from the Stenotrophomonas sp. 364 genome:
GAGCGTGATCAGCGGCGCAAGGATGAACATCGCCTTGTGCGAGCTGGCCGGCTGGATGATTTCCTTGAACAGCAGTTTGAAGACGTCGGCGAAGGCCTGGAAGATGCCCATGCCGACATACATCGGACCGTGGCGGACATGCATCCAGCCGATCAGCTTGCGTTCCCAGACCACGAAGAACGCCACCGAGATGATCACCGGCATAGCGATCACCAGGATCTTCAGGATGATCCAGAGCAGCGCGCCGATGTCGCCCAGTGACAGCAGCCACTGGTGCAGCGGATCGACCGCGTTCAACAGCAATTCGTTCATGCAGCCACCACCGTTACGCGAGCGGCACCCAGCGGTGCGGTTGCACCGTGGCCCGATTCAATCCAGACCGAACCCGCGGCGACGCGGGCGTCGACCACCACCGGCAGGGTGGCGCGGCCGGCATCGGTGCCGACCTTGGCCATCTGCCCTTCGGCCAACTGCAGGCGGGCGGCATCGGCGGTGTTGAGCACGATGCGCGGCGCGGTGTTGAGCGGATGCGACTGCAGCGCCTGGGCGCGACGGACCACCGCATCGGTGCGGTAGATCGCGGCGGTCGAGGTCACTTCCAGCCCCTCGCCTGCCAGCGGCGTTGCGGCCGAAGTCGACACGGTGACGCTGACCGGGGCCAGGCTGGCGCGCAGGCCGGCCAGGTCGATGAACTCGAAACCGGCCAGGGCCAGCTCGCCGCCCAGCGCACGCAGCACACGCCAGCCTTCACGCGCCTCGCCCGGCAGCTTGCCGCCGGCACGGGCCGACTGCTCGCGACCATCGAGGTTGGTCAGGGTGGCATCCACTTCCGGCAGCGCGCCGATCGGCAGGATCACGTCGGCCACGTCGCGGGTGGAGGCACAGGCGAACTGGCTGAAGGCCACCACCTGCGCACCGGCCAGTGCCTTGCGGGCAGCGGCGGCGTCGGCGAAGTCCAGGCCCGGCTCGATGCCGTAGATGGCATAGGCCTTGCGCGGCTGGGCCAGCATGGCGTTGACGTCCTTGCCGGCCGGCAGCACGCCGGCGCGGGACAAGCCCACGGCATTGGCACCCTGCGGGATACGGCACAGCTTGGCACCGGTAGCGGCGGCGAAATCGCGCGCGGCGGCGCGGATCGCAGCAGCCTGCGGGTGGTTTTCGGCGATGCCACCGACGATCAGCACGGCGTTGCTGGCGGCCTTGACGGCGTCACGCAGCTCGGCGTTGCCCAGTGCGTCGATGAAGGCCGACGGGGCGACGATCTGCTTGCTGGCCAGCTTGAACGCGAAATCGAAGTCCACCGGATTGACGGCGTGGATCTTCGCATTGCGCGTGGTCTGCGCCTTGCGCAAGCGGGCATGCAGCAGCGGCAGCTCGTGGCGGATGTTGCTGCCAAGCACGACGATGCTGTCCGCGCCTTCGATCTCCGCCAGCGGCAGGCCGAACACTTCGGCGGTGGCGGCGTCGGAGAAGTCGCGGTTATTGATGCGGTGATCGATGTTCGTGGTGCCCAGGCCCGTGGCGAGACGGGCCAG
This genomic interval carries:
- the nuoG gene encoding NADH-quinone oxidoreductase subunit NuoG, which encodes MSAQPNNPGVTPAVVPEGHVTVEIDGQSLVVPKGSMIIQAADKAGIPIPRFCYHEKLPIAANCRMCLVDVEKSPKPAPACATPVMDGMKVATRSEKALKFQRSVMEFLLINHPLDCPICDQGGECELQDVSLGYGRSVSRFNERKRVVPDEDIGPLVATEMTRCIQCTRCVRFTADVAGTYELGGMYRGENLQIGTYDGKPLTTELSGNVVDVCPVGALTNKVFQFRARPWELTARESLGYHDAMGSNLFLHVRRGEVLRAVPRDNESVNECWLSDRDRYSHQGLYSEDRAVKPLRKVNGEWKEVSWAEGLAAAKEIFAANQGDDLGVLVHPSASNEEGALLARLATGLGTTNIDHRINNRDFSDAATAEVFGLPLAEIEGADSIVVLGSNIRHELPLLHARLRKAQTTRNAKIHAVNPVDFDFAFKLASKQIVAPSAFIDALGNAELRDAVKAASNAVLIVGGIAENHPQAAAIRAAARDFAAATGAKLCRIPQGANAVGLSRAGVLPAGKDVNAMLAQPRKAYAIYGIEPGLDFADAAAARKALAGAQVVAFSQFACASTRDVADVILPIGALPEVDATLTNLDGREQSARAGGKLPGEAREGWRVLRALGGELALAGFEFIDLAGLRASLAPVSVTVSTSAATPLAGEGLEVTSTAAIYRTDAVVRRAQALQSHPLNTAPRIVLNTADAARLQLAEGQMAKVGTDAGRATLPVVVDARVAAGSVWIESGHGATAPLGAARVTVVAA